Proteins encoded in a region of the Deinococcus aerius genome:
- the nuoE gene encoding NADH-quinone oxidoreductase subunit NuoE has translation MGYFSDKQPLVADIFSRYPSSPQGRRSALMPLLREVQDAFGYVSETHMAEIAALCGTTATEVRSVMSFYSTYHTLPTGKYHLQVCSTLMCALAGSDELWDHLVSTLDVQPGEVSPDGRFSVQKVECLGSCGTAPVVQINDEGYYEQVTRSKCDRMIKAMRADAPPPPDNPVPVTVREDGRQMTAKGERVGASIHDLAPLTGGEV, from the coding sequence ATGGGTTACTTTTCCGACAAACAACCCCTCGTCGCCGACATCTTCAGCCGCTACCCGTCCTCCCCACAAGGGCGACGCTCGGCGCTGATGCCGCTCTTGCGCGAGGTGCAGGACGCCTTTGGGTACGTGTCGGAGACGCACATGGCGGAGATCGCCGCGTTGTGCGGCACGACGGCGACCGAGGTGCGGAGCGTGATGAGCTTCTACTCGACGTACCACACGTTGCCCACCGGCAAGTACCACCTCCAGGTCTGCTCGACCCTGATGTGCGCGCTGGCCGGAAGCGACGAGCTGTGGGACCACCTCGTCTCCACCCTGGACGTGCAGCCCGGCGAGGTCAGCCCGGACGGTCGCTTCAGCGTGCAGAAGGTGGAGTGTCTGGGGAGTTGCGGCACTGCGCCGGTCGTGCAGATCAACGACGAGGGGTACTACGAGCAGGTGACCCGTTCCAAGTGCGACCGGATGATCAAGGCGATGCGGGCGGACGCGCCCCCTCCCCCCGACAACCCCGTCCCTGTCACCGTACGGGAGGACGGGCGGCAGATGACGGCGAAGGGCGAGCGCGTCGGGGCCAGCATCCATGACCTCGCTCCCCTAACTGGAGGTGAAGTGTGA
- a CDS encoding DinB family protein, with product MTSMPRELPAVLLESFQRNGRVNAAMLDAITEADLDLSDGQGGMSVGQHLEHLAGMRRYWVGRVSPAHAEAMTFTTQEADQRFWTVTLSPAELREAFSQGDAAALEAVQSAYAEGRSFTGVYESDPAHFLQHTIVHDAHHRGQVMNLLRRGGRSLEQMDALEQATWPIWKE from the coding sequence ATGACTTCCATGCCCCGTGAACTCCCCGCCGTCCTGCTCGAATCCTTTCAGCGCAATGGGCGGGTGAATGCGGCCATGCTGGACGCGATCACGGAGGCCGACCTGGACCTGAGTGACGGGCAGGGCGGCATGAGCGTGGGGCAGCATCTGGAGCACCTGGCGGGGATGCGCCGTTACTGGGTTGGGCGCGTCTCGCCCGCGCACGCCGAGGCCATGACGTTCACCACCCAGGAGGCCGATCAGCGCTTCTGGACCGTGACGCTGAGCCCCGCCGAACTCCGCGAAGCCTTCAGCCAGGGCGACGCGGCGGCGCTGGAGGCCGTGCAGAGCGCCTATGCCGAGGGCCGGAGCTTCACGGGCGTGTACGAGAGCGACCCGGCGCACTTCCTGCAACACACCATCGTCCACGACGCGCACCACCGGGGGCAGGTCATGAACCTGCTGCGGCGTGGCGGGCGCAGCCTGGAACAGATGGACGCGCTCGAACAGGCCACCTGGCCGATCTGGAAGGAGTAG
- the nuoD gene encoding NADH dehydrogenase (quinone) subunit D produces the protein MTQGHQESTSAERLGGQTGALLHTEIMSLNVGPQHPSTHGVLRLVVDMDGEYVVKVTPHMGYLHTGFEKTFEHRTYHQGVTYAPRTDYLHCFGHELAYVLSVEKLLGAQVPERATTVRVILHELGRIHSHLVFVGTGLLDLGALTPFFYAFREKEALQDLFEAVCGYRMNQGYFRVGGLSRDIPEDWPARVSAFLDTFEKGVDEYETLFAKNPIFLDRATGVGVIPRDVAIDLGLTGPNLRASGVPLDHRKANPYCGYETYDFEVPYSTAGDSLARFQLRLMEFRESAKIVRQALKRLAPGPIKDPNRKISLPPRQELETSMEAVIHHFKLVTEGFHPPVGEVYVPIESARGEVGYYIVSDGGSMPYRVKIRAPSFVNLQALEYACVGAQFADLITILATIDPVLGDVDR, from the coding sequence ATGACGCAGGGGCATCAGGAGTCCACGTCGGCCGAGCGGCTCGGGGGGCAGACGGGCGCCCTGCTGCACACCGAGATCATGAGCCTGAACGTAGGGCCGCAGCACCCTTCCACGCACGGCGTCCTGCGGCTCGTGGTGGATATGGACGGCGAGTACGTGGTGAAGGTCACGCCGCACATGGGCTACCTGCACACGGGCTTCGAGAAGACCTTTGAGCACCGCACCTACCACCAGGGCGTGACCTATGCGCCGCGCACCGACTATCTCCACTGTTTCGGCCACGAACTCGCCTACGTGCTGAGCGTGGAAAAGCTGCTGGGGGCGCAGGTGCCCGAGCGGGCGACCACCGTGCGCGTGATCCTGCACGAACTCGGGCGCATTCACTCCCACCTCGTCTTCGTGGGGACGGGGCTGCTCGACCTCGGCGCGCTGACGCCCTTCTTCTACGCCTTCCGCGAGAAGGAGGCCTTGCAGGACCTCTTCGAGGCCGTGTGCGGCTACCGGATGAACCAGGGGTATTTCCGGGTCGGAGGCCTGTCGCGCGACATCCCCGAGGACTGGCCCGCCCGCGTCTCCGCCTTCCTCGACACCTTCGAGAAGGGCGTGGACGAGTACGAGACGCTGTTCGCCAAGAACCCGATCTTCCTCGACCGGGCGACGGGTGTGGGCGTCATTCCGCGCGACGTGGCGATTGACCTGGGGCTGACCGGGCCGAACCTGCGCGCGTCCGGCGTGCCCCTCGACCACCGCAAGGCCAACCCCTACTGCGGCTACGAGACCTACGACTTCGAGGTGCCGTACTCCACGGCCGGGGACAGCCTCGCCCGCTTCCAACTGCGCCTGATGGAGTTCCGCGAGAGCGCCAAGATCGTCCGGCAGGCGCTGAAACGCCTCGCGCCCGGCCCGATCAAGGACCCCAACCGCAAGATTTCCCTGCCGCCCCGGCAAGAGCTGGAGACGAGCATGGAGGCGGTCATCCACCACTTCAAGCTCGTCACGGAAGGCTTCCACCCCCCGGTCGGCGAGGTGTACGTGCCCATTGAGTCCGCCCGCGGTGAGGTCGGCTACTACATCGTCTCGGACGGCGGCTCGATGCCCTACCGGGTGAAGATCCGCGCGCCGAGCTTCGTGAACCTCCAGGCGCTGGAGTACGCCTGCGTGGGGGCGCAGTTCGCCGACCTCATCACCATCCTGGCGACGATCGACCCGGTGCTGGGGGATGTGGACCGGTGA